A window of Panthera leo isolate Ple1 chromosome D2, P.leo_Ple1_pat1.1, whole genome shotgun sequence contains these coding sequences:
- the MRLN gene encoding myoregulin: MTCKNWILMSTTPPTSLEDEIVGRLLKILFVIFVDCMSIIYVAITS, translated from the coding sequence ATGACGTGTAAAAACTGGATATTAATGTCTACTACTCCTCCCACAAGTCTGGAGGATGAAATTGTTGGAAGActcctaaaaattttatttgttatctTTGTTGACTGTATGTCTATTATATATGTTGCTATAACTTCCTAG